aggcagccctctttgcgaaggcagccctccttgcgaaggcagcactcctagcgaaggcagcactcattgcgatggcagcgctccttgcaaaggcagcactccttgcgaaggcagcacaccttgcgaaggcagcactccttgcggatgcagcactccctgtgaaggcagcacttcttgtgaaggcaccactccttgcgaaggcagcactccctgcaaaggcagcactccctatgaaggcagccctccttgcgaaagcagcactcctagcgaaggcagcactccttgcgaaggcagctctccttagaagggcagcactcctagcgaaggcagcactccttgcgaaggcatatctccttgcgaaggcagcactccttgcaaaggcagcaccccttgcgaaggcaccaccccttgcgaaggcagcactcccagaaaggcagccctcattgcgaaggcagcactccttgcgaaggcagcactccttgcgaaggcagcactccttgcgaaggcagcactccttgcgaaggcaccaccccttgcgaaggcagcactccctgcaaaggcagccctcattgcaaaggcagcactccttgcgaaggcagcactccttgcgaaggcagcactccttgcgaaggcagcactccttgcgaaggcagcactccttgcgaaggcagcactccttgcgaaggcagcactcattggaaggcagcactcgttcaaaggcagtactccctgagaaggcagcactacttgcgaaggcattaccccttgcgaaggcagcactccctgcgaaggaagccctcctctcgaaggcagccctccttgcgaagacagcactcctagcgaaggcagcactccttgtgaaggcagcactccttgcgaatgcagtactccttgcgaaggcagtactccttgcgaaagcagcactccttgcagaggcagcactccttgtgaatgcagcactccttgcgaatgcaacaCTCCttccgaaggcaccaccccttgcgaaggcagcactccctgcgaaggcattaccccttgcgaaggcagcactccctgcgaaggcagccctccttgcgaaggcagcactccttgcaaaggcagcactccttgcgaaggcagcactccttgcgaaggcagcactccctgcgaaggaagccctcctctcgaaggcagccctccttgcgaagacagcactcctagcgaaggcagcactccttgtgaaggcagcactccttgcgaatgcagtactccttgcgaaggcagtactccttgcgaaagcagcactccttgcagaggcagcactccttgtgaatgcagcactccttgtgagggcagcactcctagcgaaggcagcactccttgcgaaggcagcactccttgagaaggcagtactccttgcaaaggcagcactccttgcgaaggcagcattccttgcggaggcaccacgccTTCCgatcgcagcactccttgcgaaggcaacactgctggcgaaggcagcactccttgcgaaggcagcactccttgcgaaggaagtactccttgcaaaggcagcacaccctgcgaaggcagcactccttgcgaaggctgcactctgtacgaaggcaacactcctagggaaggcagcactctgtcccagggcatcactccttgggaaggcagtactccttgcgaaggcagcactccttgcaaaggcagcactccttgcgaaggcagcactccttgcgaaggcagcactctttgcgaagggagcactccttgggaaggcagcactccttggaaggcagcactccttgcaaaggcagtactccctgcgaaagcagaactacttgcgaaggcattaccccttgcgaaggcagcacttcttgcgaaggcagccctccttgcgaaagcaggactccttgcgaatgcagcactccttgagaaggcagcactccttgcgaaggcagcactccttgcgaaggcaccactccttgcgaaggcagcactccttgcaaacgcagcactccctgcgaagtcagccctccttgcgaaagcaggactcctagcgatggcagcactccttgcgaagccagctctccttagaagggcagcactcctagcgaaggcagcactccttgcggaggcagcactccttgcgaaggcagcactccttgcgaaggcagcactccttgcaaaggcagcactccttgcaaaggcagcactccttgtgaaggcaccaccccttgcgaaggcagaactccctgcaaaggcagccctcattgcgaaggcagcactccttgcgaatgcagcactccttgcgaaggcagcactccttgcgaaggcagcactccttgcgaaggcagcactcattgggaggcagcactcgttgcaaaggtagTACTCCCGGAGAAGGCTGCACCacttgcgaatgcattaccccttgcaaaggcagcactccctgcgaaggtagccctcctctcgaaggcagccctccttgcgaagacaacactcctagcgaaggcagcactccttgcgaaggcagcactccttttgaaggcagcactcctagcgatggcagcacaccttgcgaaggcagcacttcttgcgaaggcaccacaccctgcgaatgcagatctctgtgcaaaggcagcactccgtgggaaggcagcactacgtgcgaaggctgcactccgtgcgaaggctgcactccttgcgaaggcagcactccttgcgaaggcagcactcctagcgaagacagcactccttgcgaaggcagcacttcttgcaaaggcacaactccctgcgaatgcagatctctgtgcataggcagcactccgtgcgaaggcagcactacgtgcgaaggctgcactccatgcgaaggcagcactccttgtgaaggcagcactccttgcgaaggcagcactccttgcgaaggcagcactccctgcgaatgcagcactcctagcgaaggcagcactcctagcgaaggcagcactccttgtgaaggcagcactccttgcgaaggcagcactccttgcaaaggcagcactccttgcgaaggcagcactccttgcgaaggcagcactccttgcgaaggcagcactccttgcgaaggcagcactccctgcgtagggagcactccctgcgaatgcagcactcctagcgaaggcagcactcctagcgaaggcagcactccttgtgaaggcagcactccttgcgaaggcagcactccttgcataggcagcactccttgcaaaggcagcactccttgcgaaggcaacagtccatgcaaaggcagcacttcttgcggtggcagcactctgtgcaaaggcagcactccctgcaaaggcagcactctatgcaaaggctgcactccttgcgaaggcagcactctttgcgaaggcagccctccttgcgaaggcagcactctgtcaaaggaagcactccgtgtgaaggcagcattacatgcgaaggctgcactccgtgcgaaggcagcactccttgcgaaggcagcactccttgcgaaggcaccactccctgcgaaggcagcactccctgcgtaggcagcactccctgcgaaggcagccctccttgcgaaggcagcactctgtcaaaaaaagcactccgtgtgaaggcagcactatgtgcgaaggctgcaccccgtgcgaaagcagcactccttgcgaaggctgcactccttgcgaaggcagcattccttgtgaaggcagctctccttgcgaaggcagcactccctgcataggcagcactccctgcgaaggcagcactcctagcgaaggcagcactcctagcgaaggcagcactccttgcgaaggcagcaatccttgcaaaggcagcactccttgcgaaggcaacagtccatgtgaaggcagcaatccttgcgaaggcagcactccttgcgaaggcagcattccttgcgaaggctgcactccttgcgaaggctgcactccttgcgaaggctgcactccttgcgaaggcagcactctgagcaaaagcagcactccatgcgaaggctgcactccgtgcgaaggcagcactccttgcaaaggcagcactcattgggaaggcagcactccttgcgaagtcagccctccttccgaaagcagcactcctagcgatggcagcactccttgcggaaccagctctccttagaagggcagcactcctagcgaaggcagcactccttgcgaaggcagcactccttgcgaaggcaccaccccaagcgaaggcagcactccttgcaaaggcagcactcattggaaggcagcactcgttgcaaaggcagtactccctgcgaaggcagcagtacttgcgaaggtattaccccttgcgaaggcagcactccctgcgaagggagccctccttgcgaaggcagccctccgtgcgaaggcagcacttctagcgaaggcagcactccttggaaggcagcactccttgcaagagcagctttccttgcgaaggcagctctccttgcgaaggcagcactccctgcgtaggcagcactccctgcgaaggcagcactcctagcgaaggcagcactcctagcgaagacagcactccttgcaaaggcagcactccttgcgaaggcagcactccttgcgaaggcaacagttcatgcaaagggagcactccttgcggaggcagcactatgtgcaaaggcagcactccctgcaaaggcagcactctgtgcaaaggcagcactccttgcgaaggcagcactccttgcgaaggcatttctccctgcgaaggcagcaatccttgcaaaggcagcactactggCGAAGACAAAACcccttgcgaagacaacactccctacaaaggcaggcctcgttgcgaaggcagcactccttgtgaaggcagcactccttgcgaaggcagcactccttgcaaaggcaacactcattggaaggcagcactcgttgcaaaggcagtactccctgcgaaggcagcagcacttgcaaaggcattaccccttgcgaagcagcactccctgcgaagggagccctccttgcgaaggcagccctccgcgCGAAgttagcacttctagcgaaggcagcactccttggaaggaagcactccttgcgaaggcagcactccttgcgaaggcagtactacatgcgaaggcaacactccttgcgaaggcagcactccttgcgaaggcagcactcgttgtgaacgcagcactccttgcgaagtcaacactccttgcaaaggcagcactccctgcgaaggcagcactccttgcgaaggcgccaccccatgcgaaggcagcactccctgcgaaggcagcacctcttgcgaaggcagcactctgtgcgtatgCTGCGCTCCGTGCGGCGGCAGCAatttgtgcaaaggcagcactccttgcgaaggcagcactccttgcgaaggctgcactccgtacgaaggcagcacacctagcgaaggcagcactctgtcctaaggcagcactccttgggaaggcagcactccttgcgaaggcagcactccttgcaaaggctgcactccttgcgaaggcagcactccttgcgaaggcagcactccttgcgaaggcagcactccttgcgaaggcagcactcctagcgaaggcagccctcattgcgaaagcagcactccttgcgaagacagcactctttgcgaagggagcactacttgcgaaggcagcactccttggaaggcagcactccttgcaaaggcagtactccctgcaaaagCAGAACTActggcgaaggcattaccccttgcgaaggcagcactccctgcgaaggcagccctctttgcgaaggcagtcctccttgcgaaggcagcatccgtagcgaaggcagcactccttgcgatggcagcgctccttgcaaaggcagcactccttgggaaggcagcactccttgcgaagtcagccctccttgcgaaagcagcactcctagcgatggcagcactcctagcgatggcagcactccttgcggaaccagctctccttagaagggcagcactcctagcgaaggcagcactccttgcgaaggcagcactccttgcgaaggcaccaccccatgcgaaggcagcactccctgcaaaggcagccctcattgcgaaggcagcactccttgcgaaggcagcgctccttgcgaaggcagcactccttgcgaaggcagcactccttgcgaaggcagcactccttgcgaaggcagtactcattgggaggcagcactcgttgcaaaggcagtacccctgagaaggcagcactacttgcgaatgcattaccccttgcgaaggcagaactccctgGGAAGGCagacctcctctcgaaggcagccctccttgcgaagacaacactcctagcgaaggcagcactccttgcgaaggcagcattcctttcgaaggcagtactccttgcgaaggcagcactccttttgaaggcagcactcctagcgaaggctgcacaccttgcgaatgcagcacttcttgcgaaggcaccacaccctgcgaatgcagatatctgtgcaaaggcagcactccgtgggaaggcagcactacgtgcaaaggctgcactccgtgcgaaggcagcaccccttgcgaaggcagcactccttgcgaaggcagcactcctagcgaaggcagcactccatgcgaaggcagcacttcttgcgaaggcaccactcaatgcgaatgcagatctctttgcaaacgcagcactccgtgcgaaggcagcactacgtgcgaaggctgcactccttgtgaaggcagcactcattgcgaaggcagtactccttgcgaaggcagcactccttgcgaaggcagcgctactttcgaaggcagcactccctgcgtaggcagcactccccgcgaaggcagcactcctagtgaaggtagcactcctagcgaaggcagcactcctagcgaaggcagcactccttgcaaaggcagcactccttgcaaaggcagcactccttgcaaaggcagcactccttgcgaaggcaacagtccatgcaaaggcagcactccttgcggaggcagcactctgtgcaaaggcagcactccctgcaaaggcagcactctgtgcaaaggcagcactccttgcgaaggcagcactctttgcaaaggcagccctccttgcgaaggcagcactctgtcaaaggaagcactccttgcgaaggcagcaccccttgcgacggcagcactccttgcgaaggcagcactccttgcgaaggcagcactccttgcgaaggcagcactccttgtgaaggctgcactccttgtgaaggctgcactccttgcgcaggcagcactctgagcaaaagcagcactccatgcgaaagctgcactccatgcgaaggcagcactccttgcaaaggcagcacgcattggaaggcagcactcgttgcaaagcagtactccctgcgaaggcagcagtacttgcgaaggcattacctcttgcgaaggcagcacttcctgcgaagggagccctccttgcgaaggcagccctccgtgcgaaggcagcacttatagcgaaggcagcactccttggaatgcagcactccttgcgaaggcagcactccttccgaaggcagctctccttgcgaaggcagcactccctgcgtaggcagcactccctgtgtaggcagcactccttgcgaaggctgcactcctagcgaaggcagcacttctagcgaaggcagcactccttgcgaaggcagcactccttgcaaaggcagcactccttgcgaaggcagcactccctgcgaaggcagcactccccgcgtaggcagcactccctgcgaaggcagccctccgtgcgaaggcagctctccgtgcgaaggcagcactctgtcaaaggaagcactccgtgtgaaggcagcactatgtgcgaaggctgcactctgtgcaaaggcagcactctgtgcaaaggcagcactccctgcaaaggcagcactctgtgcaaaggcagcactccttgcgaaggcagcactccttgcgaaggcagcactccttgcaaaggctgcactccttgcgaaggcagcactccttgcgaaggcagcactctgagcaaaagcagcactccatgcgaaggcctcactccatgcgaaggcagcactccttgcgaaggcagcactcattggaaggcagcactcgttgcaaaggcagtactccctgcgaaggcagcagtacttgcgaaggcatcaccccttgcgaaggcagcactccctgcgaagggagccctccttgcgaaggctgcactccgtacgaaggcagcactcctagcgaaggcagcactccgtcctaaggcagcactccttgggaaggcagcactctttgggaaggcagcactccttgcgaaggcagcacaccttgcgaaggctgcactccttgcgaaggcagcactccttgtgaaggcagcactccttgcgaaggcagcactctgtcaaaggaagcactccgtgcgaaggctgcactctgtgcgaaggcagcactccttgcgaaggcagcacctcttgcgaaggcagcactccttgcgaaggcagcactcctagcgaaggcagccctcattgcaaaggcagccctccttgcgaaggcagcactcctagcgaaggaagcactccttgtgatggcagcgctccttgcaaagacagcactccttgcgaagacagcactccttgcgaagacagcactccttgcaaaggcagcactccttgcagatgcagcactccctgcgaaggcattactccttgcgaaggcaccactccttgtgaaggcagcactccctgcaaaggcagcactcctttcgaaggcagtactccttgcaaaggcagcactccttttgaaggcagcactccttttgaaggcagcactcctagcgaaggcagcacaccttgcgaaggctgcacttctTGCGAGGgtaccacaccctgcgaatgcagatctctgtgcaaaggcagcactccgtgagaaggcagcactacgtgcgaaggctgcactccgtgcgaaggctgcactccttgcgaacgcagcactccttgcaaaggcagcactccctgcaaaggcagcactccctgcgaaggcatccCTCATTGCGAAGCAGCACTCCTagtgatggcagcactccttgcgaaggcagctctccttagaagggcagcactcgtagcgagggaagcactccttgcgaaggcatatctccttacgaaggcagcactccttgcagaggcagcactccttgcgaaggcaccaccccttgcgaagccagcactcgctgcaaaggcagccctcattgcgaaggcagcactccttgctaaggcagcactccttgcgaaggcagcactccttgcgaaggcagcactccttgcgaaggcagcactccttgcgaaggcagcactcattggaaggcagcacgcattggaaggcagcactcgttgcaaaggcagtactccctgagaaggcagcactacttacgaaggcagcactctttgcgaaggcagcactccttgtgaacgcagcactccttgcgaaggcaacaccccttgcaaaggcagcactctctgcaaaggcagcactcctttcgaaggcaccatcccatgcgaaggcagcactccctgcgaaggcagcacttattgcgaaggcagcacactgtgcgtaggctgcactccgtgtgaaggctagctatctgtgcgaaggctgcactccgtgcgaagttagcactccttgcgaaggcagcgctccttgcgaaggcagcactccttgcgaaggcagcactccttgcgaaggcagcactccttgcaaaggcagcactccttgcgaaggcagcactccctgcgtaggcagcactccctgcgaaggcagccctccttgcgaaggcagcactctgtcaaaggaagcactccgtgtgaaggcagcactatgtgcaaaggctgcactccgtgcgaaagcagcactccttgcgaaggcagcactccttgcgaaggcagcactccttgcaaaggcagcactcgttgcgaaggcagcactccttgcgaaggcagcactccttgcgaaggcagcactccttgcgaaggcagcactccctgcgtagggagcactccctgcgaatgcagcactcctagcgaaggcagcactcctagcgaaggcagcactccttgtgaaggcagcactccttgcgaaggcagcactccttgcataggcagcactccttgcaaaggcagcactccttgcgaaggcaacagtccatgcaaaggcagcacttcttgcggtggcagcactctgtgcaaaggcagcactccctgcaaaggcagcactctatgcaaaggctgcactccttgcgaaggcagcactctttgcgaaggcagccctccttgcgaaggcagcactctgtcaaaggaagcactccgtgtgaaggcagcattacatgcgaaggctgcactccgtgcgaaggcagcactccttgcgaaggcagcactccttgcgaaggcaccactccctgcgaaggcagcactccctgcgtaggcagcactccctgcgaaggcagccctccttgcgaaggcagcactctgtcaaaggaagcactccgtgtgaaggcagcactatgtgcggaGGCTGCAccccgtgcgaaagcagcactccttgcaaaggctgcactccttgcgaaggcagcattccttgtgaaggcagctctccttgcgaaggcagcactccctgcataggcagcactccctgcgaaggcagcactcctagcgaaggcagcactcctagcgaaggcagcactccttgcgaaggcagcaatccttgcaaaggcagcactccttgcgaaggcaacagtccatgtgaaggcagcaatccttgcgaaggcagcactccttgcgaaggcagcattccttgcgaaggctgcactccttgcgaaggctgcactccttgcgaaggctgcactccttgcgaaggcagcactctgagcaaaagcagcactccatgcgaaggctgcactccgtgcgaaggcagcactccttgcaaaggcagcactcattgggaaggcagcactccttgcgaagtcagccctccttccgaaagcagcactcctagcgatggcagcactccttgcggaaccagctctccttagaagggcagcactcctagcgaaggcagcactccttgcgaaggcagcactccttgcgaaggcaccaccccaagcgaaggcagcactccttgcaaaggcagcactcattggaaggcagcactcgttgcaaaggcagtactccctgcgaaggcagcagtacttgcgaaggtattaccccttgcgaaggcagcactccctgcgaagggagccctccttgcgaaggcagccctccgtgcgaaggcagcacttctagcgaaggcagcactccttggaaggcagcactccttgcaagagcagctttccttgcgaaggcagctctccttgcgaaggcagcactccctgcgtaggcagcactccctgcgaaggcagcactcctagcgaaggcagcactcctagcgaagacagcactccttgcaaaggcagcactccttgcgaaggcagcactccttgcgaaggcaacagttcatgcaaagggagcactccttgcggaggcagcactatgtgcaaaggcagcactccctgcaaaggcagcactctgtgcaaaggcagcactccttgcgaaggcagcactccttgcgaaggcatttctccctgcgaaggcagcaatccttgcaaaggcagcactactggCGAAGACAAAACcccttgcgaagacaacactccctacaaaggcaggcctcgttgcgaaggcagcactccttgtgaaggcagcactccttgcgaaggcagcactccttgcaaaggcagcactcattggaaggcagcactcgttgcaaaggcagtactccctgcgaaggcagcagcacttgcaaaggcattaccccttgcgaagcagcactccctgcgaagggagccctccttgcgaaggcagccctccggcGAAgttagcacttctagcgaaggcagcactccttggaaggaagcactccttgcgaaggcagcactccttgcgaaggcagtactacatgcgaaggcaacactccttgcgaaggcagcactccttgcgaaggcagcactcgttgtgaacgcagcactccttgcgaagtcaacactccttgcaaaggcagcactccctgcgaaggcagcactccttgcgaaggcgccaccccatgcgaaggcagcactccctgcgaaggcagcacctcttgcgaaggcagcactctgtgcgtatgCTGCGCTCCGTGCGGCGGCA
This sequence is a window from Schistocerca cancellata isolate TAMUIC-IGC-003103 unplaced genomic scaffold, iqSchCanc2.1 HiC_scaffold_801, whole genome shotgun sequence. Protein-coding genes within it:
- the LOC126143458 gene encoding uncharacterized protein LOC126143458 — encoded protein: MRDAFAGSAAFAGSAAFARSAAFARSAAFARSAAFARSAAFSRSAAFAQRSAFAGCGTLARSAAFARCAAFARSAAFKRSAAFKRSAAFARSTAFERSAAFAGSAAFTRSGAFARSNAFAGSAASARSAAFARSAVFARSAVFARSAVFARSAAITRSASFARSAAFARRAAFAMRAAFARSAAFARSAAFARGAAFARSAAFAQSAAFARSASFDRVLPSQGVLPSQGVLPSQGVQPSQGVLPSQGVLPSQRVLPSQGVLP